A part of Chanos chanos chromosome 9, fChaCha1.1, whole genome shotgun sequence genomic DNA contains:
- the kel gene encoding kell blood group glycoprotein, with amino-acid sequence MPEREREREEQRDEEQKTMDESSSESQTTHSQPESEPQNISPRNKRRKLLLFLFGSSLVAMVMWVGFYFHHRQTPPTTSSQVATPCLSPACLRAAKHVSVASDPFSRPCDYFLFTCRTEDDPSSQKGRQRGRFLDPGLVEGGERRGEDEKRPDAEGAGEERGSFRDRLRDRQTTLLQSMREILESSPSVVSMETVAEKARRFYRTCLGHKASEKRESESFLRLIEQLGGWPVSGVWSQTGFNPTLSVLMGEYNTFPFFNVYVGRDPNDTDRVSSEAYVQIDQPDFQFLIEWNNVTQKSKISSKSLRAFLGTCRQYLGLLGVVDPMSIMLHCGQYISLSTHLVTAIKPLHHRLHSQLLYQRMTVTQLQTLAPAIDWLGSLQATFRPIPINQSDLIFVHNLPYIIHMSKTISQWQEQRGQEQETGGSGHLHTYMILSVLQTLLPALDSRFAAIHRNFSIASGHNTEEDPDWRQCVMETEKGFSLVLSHVIRGNIGQKEAEELIRDIFSSVKMKLANAQWRDTKSRASVLSKVTSLSPRMLTKTVPGQVKLTELYTEVVLSEEDYFSNYLQLLRFQRKRRNRLFSWSSESDILSIRPFLSGNDIIFPLGMFVTPQFHSSYPRALNYGMLGFLMAKDLLRLLLPDIHVQENISGEEGSCVWSEFLRMTKGPGREEEFYISPSEKQELWLQHSALQVALQAYSTSLLRRPRDTSLSGLSYTRLFLSSFTQVSSCDSDPNNIFMPVEPSFLATVVCASSHVCPKSLTCLSKQGYKPHKC; translated from the exons ATgccggaaagagagagagaaagagaggaacagagagatgaagaacaGAAGACGATGGATGAAAGTTCTTCAGAATCTCAG ACAACACATTCACAGCCCGAATCTGAGCCGCAAAACATCAGTCCCCGGAACAAGCGCCGCAAACTCCTATTGTTCCTGTTTGGCTCCTCCCTCGTTGCTATGGTCATGTGGGTTGGCTTCTACTTTCACCATAGGCAGACTCCGCCCACCACATCCTCGCAGG TGGCCACGCCCTGTCTCTCCCCTGCATGTCTGAGAGCTGCCAAACATGTCTCTGTTGCCTCGGACCCCTTCTCTCGACCCTGTGACTACTTCCTGTTTACCTGCAGGACAGAGGATGACCCTTCCAGCCAAAAGGGACGTCAGAGGGGCAGGTTTCTTGACCCCGGTCTCGTGGAAGGAGGGGAGCGGAGAGGGGAAGATGAAAAAAGGCCGGATGCGGAGGGCGCGGGGGAGGAGAGGGGCAGTTTTAGGGACAGGTTACGGGACAGGCAGACGACACTGCTGCAGTCAATGAGAGAAATTCTGG AATCGTCGCCGAGTGTTGTCTCCATGGAAACGGTGGCGGAGAAAGCACGGAGATTCTACCGGACCTGTTTGGGCCACAAGgcttcagagaaaagagaatcagaGTCGTTTCTCAGACTCATAGAACag TTGGGTGGATGGCCCGTGTCTGGCGTGTGGAGTCAGACTGGTTTTAACCCCACCCTGTCTGTGCTGATGGGAGAGTACAACACATTTCCATTCTTCAACGTGTACGTGGGCAGAGACCCAAACGACACTGACCGTGTATCCAGTGAGGCTTATGtacag ATTGATCAACCAGACTTTCAGTTTCTCATTGAATGGAACAATGTAACGCAGAAATCCAAAATCAGCAGTAAG tctttgcGGGCTTTCCTGGGCACCTGTCGTCAGTACCTGGGTCTGCTGGGTGTGGTGGATCCCATGTCTATCATGCTGCACTGTGGGCAGTACATCTCCCTGTCCACTCACCTGGTCACTGCCATCAAACCACTGCATCACCGTCTGCACAGTCAACTACTCTACCAAAGAATGACCGTCACACAGCTACag ACTCTGGCTCCTGCCATTGATTGGCTGGGCTCCCTACAGGCAACCTTCCGTCCCATCCCTATCAACCAATCAGATTTGATCTTCGTACATAACCTCCCTTACATCATCCATATGTCTAAGACTATCAGCCAGTGGCAGGAACAGCGGGGGCAGGAACAGGAGACAGGGGGCAG tggtcaCCTACACACGTACATGATCCTGAGTGTCCTGCAGACCCTCTTACCCGCCTTAGACTCGAGATTTGCTGCCATCCACAGGAACTTCTCCATTGCCTCTGGCCACAACACAGAG GAAGACCCTGACTGGAGACAGTGTgtcatggagacagagaaaggattCAGTTTAGTCCTCAGTCATGTGATCAGAGGGAACATCGGGCAAAAAGag gcTGAAGAACTGATTCGAGATATATTCTCCAGCGTTAAAATGAAACTGGCCAACGCACAGTGGAGGGATACGAAATCCCGTGCCTCTGTTTTGAGTAAG GTTACATCTCTCAGCCCGAGGATGTTGACAAAAACAGTTCCTGGTCAAGTGAAACTAACTGAACTGTacactgag GTGGTTTTGAGTGAGGAAGACTATTTCTCAAACTACTTGCAGCTTCTTCGttttcagaggaagagaaggaacaGACTTTTCTCTTGGTCATCTGAATCTGACAT TCTGTCCATACGACCGTTCCTCTCTGGGAATGACATCATCTTCCCCCTCGGAATGTTTGTGACTCCTCAGTTCCACTCTTCATATCCAAG AGCACTGAATTATGGGATGCTGGGGTTTCTGATGGCCAAAGACCTTCTTCGCCTTCTGCTTCCAGACA TCCACGTGCAGGAGAACATCTCGGGGGAGGAGGGTTCGTGCGTGTGGTCGGAGTTTCTGAGGATGACCAAAGGCCCAGGTCGGGAGGAAGAGTTCTACATCTCTCCGTCTGAGAAGCAGGAGCTTTGGCTGCAGCACTCCGCCCTGCAGGTGGCGCTGCAG GCGTATAGTACTAGCTTACTGAGGAGGCCAAGAGATACATCTCTGTCTGGGCTGTCTTATACTCGActgttcctctcctccttcactcaG GTGAGCAGC